The Apostichopus japonicus isolate 1M-3 chromosome 20, ASM3797524v1, whole genome shotgun sequence genome contains a region encoding:
- the LOC139961357 gene encoding uncharacterized protein produces the protein MKNGPYLLLSFFSLLVARHATEADGESLSKDNSTIDGNVTKRLNLSGVHCSDDYSCPSQCTPVKKASKSCSCHFACHLFGDCCYNAEEYATKCDNSTQKDRLRYRNQITRYSQYFQCFAPWQKYWMVSKCPTSWKGHDLCSRHTAPENYLNLTVNDIELTNIPASSNEGILFRNIFCAVCHAVEIENIILWEIQMECYAQVTFESGNLTLHEIIQNHTDQCVEVKVIQPPNLFEHQQFFEVPCTKEDARYIQIDTCRSDYKHSSIEKSCHEIYAPILHNNSWFKNKYCVECNLSEEDMNLINLTSICDAQAVYDDFIGGLTSMTYTLNLKPSLVDQQITCKEGQVFDPFKSRCISLNCRDGFKLFSKSCVKVQQLRKDLPLCGKIAMNVTINFTGNSILNTCNTLINLFETYDVIHNESIRDRQHLCTQNNLDGIFQIRSSFKVDLFNVGKIPFVNFIPCKGHLMEDCKAFHRIITELSCEYTEAEPCNHSKFDSNHTSSDGIRSIDELPSILHKVYKVTVTFQKNNDDYDDFERNLFIQNCIPPSDTSAGLNCPMITLNQSLFRPLPNDSKTLLYIMDDKIILTQDQYRYAESGQILICNIFDKTGKRYHIVTFFQYSMAQAIISTAGLSISVFALMFSLITYVVFPTLRQQAGNILTMLLFITLMSAQISLLIIRVPTKSPVICAILAGLGHYLWLATFTTTSVLGYKLTRTFQNGNFENESKKPSCRLVIWHILPCLLLPAIFCLALLILKSLDLITFGYGNELVCWISGPSVNIYGFAAPVGICLLLNMIFFIFVTRSICIQQRERKALRSNQNKRKFQEYIIHVKIFIILGLSWIVGFIAAFTKLGFLWYIFIVLTSLQGFLIFLVFICKARILRMWMKYFKFDSKVQKSSPGKYVVVMSNDVSSYKYSSKRLTFTNDA, from the exons ATGAAGAATGGTCCGTATCTGTTACTATCTTTTTTCTCCTTGTTGGTTGCAAGGCATGCTACTGAAGCTGACGGTGAATCACTGTCTAAAGACAACAGCACGATCGACGGAAATGTAACCAAACGACTCA ATCTGTCAGGTGTGCACTGCTCAGATGACTACAGTTGTCCTTCACAATGTACCCCGGTGAAGAAAGCCTCAAAGAGCTGTTCTTGTCATTTTGCGTGTCATCTCTTTGGAGATTGCTGCTACAATGCAGAAGAATATGCAACCAAGTGTGACAACTCTACACAAAAAGACAGATTACGTTATCGGAACCAGATTACTCGTTACAGTCAGTATTTTCAATGTTTCGCGCCATGGCAGAAGTACTGGATGGTCAGTAAATGCCCCACGTCATGGAAAGGGCATGATTTGTGCAGTAGACATACGGCACCAGAGAATTATTTGAATTTGACAGTGAATGATATAGAATTAACTAATATCCCTGCTTCTTCCAATGAAGGAATATTATTTAGAAATATCTTTTGCGCTGTCTGCCATGCTGTTGAGATTGAAAACATCATTCTGTGGGAAATTCAAATGGAATGCTATGCACAAGTGACTTTCGAATCCGGAAATTTAACTTTACATGAGATAATTCAAAATCACACTGACCAGTGTGTCGAGGTGAAGGTTATACAACCGCCAAATTTATTCGAGCATCAACAATTCTTTGAAGTTCCTTGCACAAAAGAAGACGCGCGATATATTCAAATAGATACCTGTAGGAGTGATTACAAACATTCAAGCATAGAGAAAAGCTGCCACGAAATATATGCACCGATATTGCATAACAATTCTTGGTTCAAAAACAAGTACTGCGTCGAATGTAACTTATCGGAAGAGGATATGAATTTGATTAATTTGACATCGATATGTGATGCGCAAGCAGTCTATGATGACTTCATAGGCGGCCTGACGTCAATGACGTATACGTTAAACTTAAAACCTTCTCTTGTGGACCAACAAATTACCTGCAAAGAGGGGCAGGTTTTTGACCCATTCAAATCAAGATGCATTAGTTTGAATTGTCGGGATGGTTTCAAGCTATTCAGCAAATCCTGCGTGAAAGTTCAGCAATTACGTAAAGATTTGCCTCTATGTGGCAAAATAGCTATGAACGTGACCAtcaatttcaccggaaattcgATTTTGAATACTTGCAATACTTTGATTAATTTGTTCGAAACTTATGACGTTATTCACAATGAAAGCATCAGAGATAGGCAGCACCTATGTACACAGAATAACTTGGATGGGATATTTCAAATTCGATCATCGTTTAAAGTTGATCTTTTCAATGTTGGTAAAATACCTTTTGTCAATTTCATACCATGCAAAGGACATTTGATGGAAGATTGCAAGGCCTTCCATAGAATCATAACTGAATTAAGTTGTGAATATACCGAGGCAGAACCTTGTAACCATTCTAAATTTGACTCCAATCACACCAGTTCGGATGGGATAAGATCGATCGATGAGCTGCCTTCAATCTTACATAAAGTTTACAAAGTGACAGTaacttttcaaaaaaataacgatgattatgatgattttgAACGAAACCTTTTCATCCAGAATTGTATTCCTCCATCAGACACGTCCGCTGGCCTAAATTGTCCCATGATAACTCTCAACCAATCTTTGTTTCGACCTCTCCCCAACGATTCAAAAACACTTTTGTACATCATGGACGATAAGATTATCCTAACACAAGATCAATATCGCTATGCTGAATCAGGGCAAATacttatttgtaacatttttgacaAAACAGGCAAAAGATATCATATAGTAACGTTTTTCCAATATTCTATGGCGCAGGCGATTATAAGTACTGCGGGTCTCTCCATTTCTGTGTTCGCTTTGATGTTCTCTTTGATAACGTACGTGGTATTTCCTACTCTGAGGCAACAAGCCGGAAATATTCTAACAATGTTGCTCTTTATCACCTTGATGTCAGCACAGATTTCTTTACTTATTATACGAGTACCAACCAAATCGCCTGTTATCTGCGCCATATTGGCAGGACTAGGACACTATCTATGGTTAGCGACTTTTACGACTACATCAGTTCTCGGTTACAAATTAACTCGAACTTTCCAAAACGGAAATTTCGAAAACGAGTCTAAAAAGCCTTCATGCCGTTTAGTAATTTGGCATATACTACCATGTCTACTGCTACCAGCAATATTTTGCCTGGCGCTCTTGATATTAAAAAGTTTAGATCTTATAACATTTGGATATGGAAATGAATTGGTTTGCTGGATTAGCGGACCTTCTGTAAATATTTATGGCTTTGCTGCACCGGTGGGAATATGTCTtcttttaaatatgatatttttcatatttgttacgAGATCTATTTGCATTCAACAGAGAGAACGTAAGGCACTCAGGAGTAACCAGAATAAACGAAAGTTCCAAGAATATATTATTCATGTAAAG attttcatcattttagGACTTTCATGGATCGTGGGTTTCATCGCTGCTTTTACGAAGCTAGGATTTCTGTGGTACATTTTCATCGTCCTTACCTCTCTACAAGGATTCTTAATTTTTCTGGTATTCATTTGTAAGGCTAGAATCCTCCGAATGTGgatgaaata
- the LOC139960987 gene encoding F-box only protein 31-like isoform X1 produces the protein MSFSSLPLEVLVQVLSYLTPTDIVKANRTCKSFYSASRVTKLWKTVCDKEHNVTVEQIGSSSFEDFYTKVLHHYGQTLGLWQMQIEHYGGLLSVKVVNGEIIATQLLPPIDPEVWMPFKRKDLFKISVDSEGKTEVNCLQGSGGPHKIEIMKGNSSNQFSVQCKQPEKHSKSKNREEKFASWIRDEVGIPPEHGVQGYQMELLKIKYLSIQQYESSCSFTCLQPINSLSNVPIQPGLFKGTYGGHGVEVIQLTYEGNRLHGTKVSGDPNVPAGKRSIIVHLDEPLVLNREQQRDLNSIKQLQNEGCSLPEGQEAPARQPFSIPFGIEDRGFVQLCEQKDIPTDFCRARYFGTGLIAMHGFRNSSRTDCHLVIFDEDVFAFLWMELGSLSVYSRADDFL, from the exons ATGTCTTTTTCTTCCCTTCCTCTCGAGGTTCTTGTTCAGGTACTTTCCTACTTGACGCCGACAGACATTGTTAAAGCAAACCGTACATGCAAATCATTTTATAGTGCTTCGCGTGTTACAAAATTATGGAAAACCGTCTGCGATAAAG AACACAATGTGACAGTTGAACAGATAGGATCATCTTCCTTTGAAGATTTCTACACTAAAG ttCTTCACCATTATGGCCAAACCCTTGGACTCTGGCAAATGCAGATTGAACACTATGGGGGTCTTCTTTCAGTGAAG GTGGTTAATGGTGAAATTATTGCAACACAGTTACTGCCTCCTATTGATCCAGAAGTATGGATGCCATTCAAAAGGAAAGACCTCTTCAAAATTTCAGTCGATTCAGAAGGAAAGACAGAGGTAAATTGTCTGCAAGGTTCAGGAGGACCTCATAAGATTGAAATAATGAAG GGCAACTCGTCAAACCAATTTTCTGTGCAATGTAAACAACCTGAAAAGCACAGCAAGTCCAAGAATAGAGAAGAG aaatttgccagttggatCCGTGATGAAGTTGGAATACCACCTGAACATGGTGTTCAAGGCTACCAAATGGAACTGTTAAAAATTAAGTACCTCAGCATCCAGCAATATGA ATCTAGTTGTTCTTTCACATGCCTTCAACCCATAAATTCATTATCAAATGTACCTATCCAACCGGGGCTCTTTAAAGGTACATATGGAGGCCATGGTGTTGAGGTCATACAGCTTACCTATGAAGGGAACAGATTACATGGAACTAAAGTCTCA GGTGACCCAAATGTGCCTGCAGGTAAAAGGAGCATTATCGTTCATTTGGATGAACCCCTGGTTTTGAACAGAGAGCAACAAAGAGACTTGAATTCAATTAAACAATTGCAAAATGAGGGCTGTTCTCTACCAGAGGGCCAGGAAGCTCCTGCAAGACAACCATTCTCTATTCCATTTGGTATTGAAGATAGAGGATTTGTACAACTATGTGAACAGAAAGATATACCCACCGACTTTTGTAGAGCAAG GTATTTTGGGACCGGTCTTATAGCTATGCATGGCTTTAGAAACTCATCCAGGACTGACTGTCATTTGGTAATATTCGATGAAGATGTTTT
- the LOC139960987 gene encoding F-box only protein 31-like isoform X2: MQIEHYGGLLSVKVVNGEIIATQLLPPIDPEVWMPFKRKDLFKISVDSEGKTEVNCLQGSGGPHKIEIMKGNSSNQFSVQCKQPEKHSKSKNREEKFASWIRDEVGIPPEHGVQGYQMELLKIKYLSIQQYESSCSFTCLQPINSLSNVPIQPGLFKGTYGGHGVEVIQLTYEGNRLHGTKVSGDPNVPAGKRSIIVHLDEPLVLNREQQRDLNSIKQLQNEGCSLPEGQEAPARQPFSIPFGIEDRGFVQLCEQKDIPTDFCRARYFGTGLIAMHGFRNSSRTDCHLVIFDEDVFAFLWMELGSLSVYSRADDFL, from the exons ATGCAGATTGAACACTATGGGGGTCTTCTTTCAGTGAAG GTGGTTAATGGTGAAATTATTGCAACACAGTTACTGCCTCCTATTGATCCAGAAGTATGGATGCCATTCAAAAGGAAAGACCTCTTCAAAATTTCAGTCGATTCAGAAGGAAAGACAGAGGTAAATTGTCTGCAAGGTTCAGGAGGACCTCATAAGATTGAAATAATGAAG GGCAACTCGTCAAACCAATTTTCTGTGCAATGTAAACAACCTGAAAAGCACAGCAAGTCCAAGAATAGAGAAGAG aaatttgccagttggatCCGTGATGAAGTTGGAATACCACCTGAACATGGTGTTCAAGGCTACCAAATGGAACTGTTAAAAATTAAGTACCTCAGCATCCAGCAATATGA ATCTAGTTGTTCTTTCACATGCCTTCAACCCATAAATTCATTATCAAATGTACCTATCCAACCGGGGCTCTTTAAAGGTACATATGGAGGCCATGGTGTTGAGGTCATACAGCTTACCTATGAAGGGAACAGATTACATGGAACTAAAGTCTCA GGTGACCCAAATGTGCCTGCAGGTAAAAGGAGCATTATCGTTCATTTGGATGAACCCCTGGTTTTGAACAGAGAGCAACAAAGAGACTTGAATTCAATTAAACAATTGCAAAATGAGGGCTGTTCTCTACCAGAGGGCCAGGAAGCTCCTGCAAGACAACCATTCTCTATTCCATTTGGTATTGAAGATAGAGGATTTGTACAACTATGTGAACAGAAAGATATACCCACCGACTTTTGTAGAGCAAG GTATTTTGGGACCGGTCTTATAGCTATGCATGGCTTTAGAAACTCATCCAGGACTGACTGTCATTTGGTAATATTCGATGAAGATGTTTT